One Coregonus clupeaformis isolate EN_2021a unplaced genomic scaffold, ASM2061545v1 scaf2066, whole genome shotgun sequence genomic region harbors:
- the LOC121559165 gene encoding E3 SUMO-protein ligase ZBED1-like isoform X1, whose translation MDLPKHKLIQDIITRWNSSFEMLERFLEQQPAIMATLMSKDLRKGVTDVGTLSESDIANMDDIVQLMGPVKMATTVMCEEDQPTLSVIAPLQAKLLKHLQPCEDDSTLVAEIKRVMASDLSTRYRGTQDALNIASALDPRFKELPYLEKEDREQVYTKLVFEAEVSHQMQAMGNQEEDEGSSSTKLSGFNEETTAPNESPPCKKKALDALFGDSFTQRERKSTSETARAEVLRYRAKDALPLTENAMKWWRSQEKELPVLSTLAKRYLCIPGTSVPAERVFSTAGDIVNAQRRVLRPDHVDQLIFLEKNL comes from the exons ATGGATTTACCAAAACATAAACTGATCCAAGACATAATCACCAGATGGAACAGTTCATTCGAAATGCTTGAACGTTTTTTGGAACAACAGCCAGCTATAATGGCAACTCTGATGTCCAAGGATCTACGAAAGGGGGTCACAGATGTAGGCACGCTGAGTGAGAGTGATATTGCCAACATGGATGACATTGTTCAGTTGATGGGTCCTGTCAAAATGGCAACCACTGTGATGTGTGAAGAAGACCAGCCAACTCTCTCTGTAATTGCTCCTCTTCAAGCAAAACTGCTGAAACACCTACAGCCATGCGAAGACGACTCAACCCTGGTTGCAGAGATTAAGAGGGTGATGGCCAGTGACCTCTCCACACGCTACAGAGGCACCCAAGATGCTCTCAACATAG CATCAGCGTTGGACCCGCGATTTAAAGAACTGCCCTAcctggaaaaagaggacagagaacaggtctACACAAAACTGGTTTTTGAGGCAGAAGTGTCCCACCAG ATGCAAGCAATGGGAAATCAGGAGGAAGACGAGGGAAGCTCAAGCACAAAGCTGTCAGGATTCAATGAAGAGACCACAG CTCCAAATGAGTCACCTCCTTGTAAGAAGAAAGCCTTAGATGCGCTGTTTGGCGATTCCTTCACCcaaagagaaagaaaatccacaagCGAGACAGCCAGAGCAGAGGTGTTAAGGTACCGAGCAAAAGATGCGTTGCCTTTGACTGAAAATGCCATGAAGTGGTGGAGATCTCAGGAGAaagagctacctgtactttccaCCCTTGCTAAACGGTACCTGTGCATTCCAGGCACCAGTGTGCCAGCAGAACGAGTTTTTAGTACTGCTGGCGACATAGTGAACGCACAGAGAAGGGTTCTGCGGCCAGATCATGTTGATCAGTTGATATTTTTGGAAAAAAATCTGTAG
- the LOC121559165 gene encoding E3 SUMO-protein ligase ZBED1-like isoform X2 codes for MDLPKHKLIQDIITRWNSSFEMLERFLEQQPAIMATLMSKDLRKGVTDVGTLSESDIANMDDIVQLMGPVKMATTVMCEEDQPTLSVIAPLQAKLLKHLQPCEDDSTLVAEIKRVMASDLSTRYRGTQDALNIASALDPRFKELPYLEKEDREQVYTKLVFEAEVSHQLQMSHLLVRRKP; via the exons ATGGATTTACCAAAACATAAACTGATCCAAGACATAATCACCAGATGGAACAGTTCATTCGAAATGCTTGAACGTTTTTTGGAACAACAGCCAGCTATAATGGCAACTCTGATGTCCAAGGATCTACGAAAGGGGGTCACAGATGTAGGCACGCTGAGTGAGAGTGATATTGCCAACATGGATGACATTGTTCAGTTGATGGGTCCTGTCAAAATGGCAACCACTGTGATGTGTGAAGAAGACCAGCCAACTCTCTCTGTAATTGCTCCTCTTCAAGCAAAACTGCTGAAACACCTACAGCCATGCGAAGACGACTCAACCCTGGTTGCAGAGATTAAGAGGGTGATGGCCAGTGACCTCTCCACACGCTACAGAGGCACCCAAGATGCTCTCAACATAG CATCAGCGTTGGACCCGCGATTTAAAGAACTGCCCTAcctggaaaaagaggacagagaacaggtctACACAAAACTGGTTTTTGAGGCAGAAGTGTCCCACCAG CTCCAAATGAGTCACCTCCTTGTAAGAAGAAAGCCTTAG